tgaaTTTAGTTAAACTTGTTTGTGCAGGCCAGCCATGTAGTTTTGGAGGCCAGATAGTAGTCCCTATCATTTTTTATATCTGTGGTATACTGGGTACTGTTGCAGATGTTTACATAAGGAGATCTTCCAGTTTATATTtggatgacatcacacaagtcccttgaCTTGGCAATACAGATAGACATAGAGAATAGTTCCGCACCAATGcaccaattctgaccctatttaaaTTATAGCCAACTTGATTACATACCAGCTTTACTCATAAGCTCCATTTTAAAGACATTCTCATACCATTTGCTACTCAAGTTTTGTGGggtttgccttcctttctttctttttccattttgcaACAAACAAATTAGGACAATCCCTACTTTTCAAATCCTTTCTTAGCCAGgggaaaccattttttttttttgtttcctcaatTTCTTTTCCAAGGCATTCTTTACTAACTTTCCTCATTTTTTACATTTCCTTGAGCTTCACAGCTTGAGTTTAAAACTGTCTGCATTTTTTCTATGGCTTGTAGAACCAGGTTATCTCAGAACTGCCTGGAGATAATTCACTGTGATTCCACCCACAGGCTGGTGGGGAGAGCAAAGACAAGACTGGGGCCAATCTagtgggactgctgctcctaagctcACATCCAGAAGTAAACAGGTTACTACataccagagccaactatcatgaggatgtcactttttttgtttgtttgtttttgttgttgttgttgtttttggccagttctgggcttggactcagggcctgagcactgtccctggcttctttttgctctaggctagcactctaccacttgagccacagcgccagctctggctgttttctatatatgtggtgctgaggaatcgaacccagggcttcatgtatacaaggcaagcactcttgccactaggccatattcccagccccaggatgtcACTtgtttagagtggatttctccaatTTCCTGtgcctccaagtgcctaaggctGACCGGTGAagtcctttttatttgtttgtttgtttgtttggccagtcctcaggcttggactcagagcctgagcactgtccctggcttctttttgctcaaggttaacactctaccacttgagccacagcaccacttctggctttctgtttatgtgatgctgaggaatcaaacccagggcttcatgcatgcaaggcaagcgctctacctctaagccatattcccagcccaggtccaATTTTTTTCAGTCAACCCTGAGGAGTAGGAAGGTTACCACAAAGTGTCCCACAAAagtcttagtttcagcagatccaaagcagccttccacCAGGAAGCAACCACAGGTGATGCAGCCAGGCAGGGTCCCATCAACTTTCTCCTTTCACCTTGAGAAAAGATGGGCCAGATCTGGGCTGGGCTGTAGTGGTATCTCCTAGTTGCTCCCATGGAATGTTCACATCTCCTGCTGAGTGTCCTGTAAACTTCTActtagactggttaaagaagcttaacctaaAGCCTGACTTTAGTGAAGTCTCCTAATATTCTCCTAGTTTTAAGTACACTGGTTTTTACAAGCTGGCATCCCACTGGTTTTCAAGACTGCTTTAGGCAGTGGCGCTTGGATAATTCTGTCAGGGCAATAACTTTTGGTaaccagatttatttatttatttatttatttattttgccaatcctggggcttgaactcagggcctgagaactgtccctggcttctttttgctcaaggctagcactctgccacttgagccacagtgccacttctggccattttctatatatgtagtgcggaggaatcaaacccagggcttactgtatacagggcaagcactcttgccactaggccatattcccattgcCCCTGGTaaccagatatttttaaataaggctaggattttctaggtagatatagaaggcttgggcctatAACCATCTATTATAAGTGCAGGCTCCACACTTGCACACTGGTTACCATTAGTTACCGTCCTCTTcctttattctgcctcatttgtcaaaaaattgttctggtcccttgatcttaaagggggAGTTCATAGGggaagatcatctatcttctataacttcttcaagCTGACCTTACCTGGCCAGGAATCTATaaccttagcctactttaccaaggagTTGCCAGGAACAGATGTTACTAGCTTTactctaaaataaaattacatacaacatttaacttttaacaactgcacagacttTTTCTGGGGCTACGTCAGTGTAGCCTTTTTAGGACTTGGTTTGAAAAAGCATTTTCCATACTGCAGGCCTttagacagatctcaataaggacacgatcTCGGGCCCCCAGGCTTCCTTTCCTGAGCACATGTGCCGGTTCAAAATTCATTatcagggctttgagcagatgcaaggggttgggatttttaactATTCCCCAATTTGAaaaccttagtttttttttttttttaactacccactatcacagatgactggcaagttcctacCTATTTACTTaatagacagacatgggcattaggaaggcatgcttacaaacaaCTTTCTTATGACCTccaggctctgattaacttttgaagggccaagtACAAGTGAATCCAGGATCTTACACCATCTCTGTCATCCAAGAAGTTAGATCTCTCACCAtttctgtcatccaagcagtgtcTTTCAGCTGTCTCCGGATGcttcatcacttttgtcccaggagtaacttttcttTGCTGGGATAAAagcacctttggcatttcccttagtcactggacttgaactcagggtctgagcactgtccctcagctctccagcctcaaggctagtactctgctggTGGATCAGAGATGACAGTCCCACAGgacctttttctgcccaggctggcctagaaccacagatcaatgagtctttaaaggccattttactccaattaaaaagcaacaaggtggtcaacccagaagtagtttttaagcatggtcttacctggaacttattaagggccaaagttacatctgacaaacttgtaagaatcatctgtcctcCTCTGTGGGCCTACCTGGCAACTGTTTCAAAAAAACctataagggggctggggatatagcctagtggcaagagtgcctgcctcagatacacgaggccctaggttcgattccccagcaccacatatgcagaaaacggccagaagcggcgctgtggctcaagtggcagagtgctagccttgagcgggaagaagccagggacagtgctcaggccctgagtccaaggcccaggactggccaaaaaaaaaaaaaaaacctataagggggctgggaatatggcctagtggcaagagtgcttgcctcgtatacatgaggccctgggttcgattcctcagcaccacatatacagaaaatggccaaaagtggtgttgtggctcaagtggcagagtgctagacttaagcaaaaaagaagccagggacagtgctcaggccctgagttcacggcccaggactggccaaaaaaacaaaacaaaaacaaaacaaaaaaaacatctaTAAGGCAAACTGGATTAGCAATTAATCATTTTGGTAGCCCcgattttccctttttttttttcaatttgaaacaaacatttataataactttatttccaattttttttttttttttttttttttttttttttttggccagtcctggggcttggactcagggcctgagcactgtccctggcttcttcttgctcaaggctagcactctgccacttgagccacagcaccacttctggccattttctttatatgtggtgctggggaatcgaactcagggcctcatgtatacaaggcaagcactcttgccactaggccatatccccagcccttatttccaatttttaTATCAACAAATCTATTCCTGATTTTTagtcttttactaacctctgttttaaCACTTTACACTtcagcttttatttgcatttgaagATCCCTTTGGAACCTTGAGGCACTAGGGCACTACCCATTGCCTTGGGGCCccgcttgttttaaaagagccattttttttttgtgtctgtgtagCCTGCATTAGCTTTTGGAAAATTTGAACTCCAATGACAGTTtttcttaatgtaagaattataaGCACCAGCACTGTaccaagaatccagacttagcatcttttttttttttcaaaatacacccaaattgggctgggaatatggcctagtggcaagagtgcttgcctcctacacatgaagctctcggttctattccccagcaccacatatatggaaaatggccagaaggggcgctgtggctcaggtggcagagtgctagccttgagcgggaagaagccaggccctgagtccaaggcccaggactggccaaaaaaaaaaaaacaaaaaaacatccaaattgcaaaatagcatagaaatcaaatttcgacatacagataaactttttaacccactttttaaaacttttccaatttttttttgaaagcatCTTTGGAGAAGTGTTTAataagcttattttatttaaatcctCCAGTAAGAAATGGAGAATTCACTGCCTTTAACGCTGTGTAAATATTATCTGCCCAATCTGTAGGTGCCAACATTCCTTTATTGGAAATATTAGTATTCCCTCAACACAGTTCCAAAAGGATTTAAAAGTCTCAGAATTCTGGGTCTCCTTTGGCTTGCTTCTCTCTTGATTCCACCCAGGCTTTATTAATGGTGCGCTTCATGTCATCATCTCCATCTTCATAAATTTTCTTTAGAACATTCATTAATCCCTCACTGGGATCTGCTTCGGTGTCATAAGaaggcttttccttttctttgcactCCTTTTCAACTTGAGTCAAGTAATCCCATCGAacgttttctgctttctttttacataagATAAGAACTGTATccgtcttgacttttttttttggccagtcctggggcttggactcagggcctgagcactgtccctagcttctttttgctcaaggctagcactctgccacttgagccacagcgccacttctggccattttctgtatatgtggtgctggggaattgaacccagggcctcatgtatacgaggcaagcgctcttgccactaggccatatacccagcccccgtCTTGACTTTTCTTGAACTGCCTTCTACAGAGATGGGCTTCAAGAGATTGTTCACTATCATGGAGTTATTCTTCCCGTTTAGATTATTCACCAAAAGATCAAATGACCTGTCCATGAAATGCACCTGCACATTCTCATTGGGAACCTGGTGAACTCCAGTTAAGGTAATGTAGATTTTCACAAACTTATTTGACTGATCCCATCCGTAATTACTGATTTTCACTGTATATCCAGTTGTAATAGGAGCAACAACAGCAGCTGGCTTTTCATTGTCAActtgttttttctgtgatttctgttgcatcttgttctttatttctgtctC
This genomic stretch from Perognathus longimembris pacificus isolate PPM17 chromosome 23, ASM2315922v1, whole genome shotgun sequence harbors:
- the LOC125340629 gene encoding calcyclin-binding protein-like; this translates as MASALEELQKDLEEVLLEKSTRKRVRDALTTEKSKTETEIKNKMQQKSQKKQVDNEKPAAVVAPITTGYTVKISNYGWDQSNKFVKIYITLTGVHQVPNENVQVHFMDRSFDLLVNNLNGKNNSMIVNNLLKPISVEGSSRKVKTDTVLILCKKKAENVRWDYLTQVEKECKEKEKPSYDTEADPSEGLMNVLKKIYEDGDDDMKRTINKAWVESREKQAKGDPEF